The DNA region GTCAAAAAGCTGGTAGTTGAGGGTAAGGTCACCATAATCAATATTACTCAGTTTCCAGAAGAGGCACTCTTAGCTGAACGCCTTCTGGTTTTAGACAAGGGGAAAATATTCATGGATGATTCACCAGAAAGAGTATTTGAAGAAGAAACTAAGTTGAAGGAAATAGGATTATCTATCACTAAGAGTTTAGAGATATCCAACGGCCTTAAAAGAAGAGGTTTAAATTTCAAGAGAAAAATCAGAGGGATTGAAGATTTGATTCAAGAACTTCTGTCCTTACCAGGGGTAAACTATTATCTGCCTATAATTCAAAAGAAAACTGGGCAAGTTGAGCAGTTCAAGCCAAAACCTTTAGTGGGCCTGCAAGTAGAGCTGGAAAAAGTGAGCTTTACTTACAATCACGCCGGTAGAAATTCCAAAATGGCTTTAGAGAAGATTGACCTGAAAATCACACGAGGAGAATTCGTAGGGTTGATAGGTCCTACCGGCTCAGGAAAAACCACTTTAGCCCAGCTTCTGGATGGCCTGCTTTTCGCAACCTCAGGCTTAATCCAGGTTGAGGGTCTGGAGATAAGAGAGAAGGCATCCTATCTGAAGAAAATCCGCCAGAAAGTCGGGCTGGTCTTTCAATTCCCAGAAAAACAGCTTTTCGAGGAAACGGTATATGGAGATATCGCTTTTGGTCCAAAAAATCTGGGTCTGGAAAAAGAGAAAATCGATACCAGAGTGAGAAAATCGCTTGAAGTCATAGGTCTGGATTTCGATGCCTTTGCCCAGCGTTCACCTTTTTCCTTAAGTAGCGGAGAGCAGAGGAGAGTCGCTATAGCCGGCATCTTAGCCTTTGAGCCCAATATTCTGATCTTAGATGAGCCTACAGCCGGCTTGGATTTTGATGGTGTTTGCAGAATTAAAAAAATCCTGCTGGAGCTTAATGAAAAGGGAGTTACTATTGCCTTGATCTCTCATAATTTAGAACTGGTAGTAGAGGTATGTAAACGAATAATCTATCTTAAGGAGGGTAAAATCCTTTTTGACGGATCAAAATCTGAGTTTTTCAGTCAAACTGAGGAACTCCAGGAGCAAGGGACAGAAGTACCGGAGACTGTAAAACTTCTGCAGGGCTTGAGAAAAGCCGGATTTAAACTTAGAGACGACCTTTATGAAACTGAGGGGATAATTGAGGAGCTTTATTCTATTTTCGGGAAAAAGGAAAAATGAAGAAGCCGCCGTATAGTTTTGAGGTTTACTTCTTTTCAAAAGAATTAGCAGTTTTTTAAAAAATATCTTGACATTTCTTTCCAAATTTTTTAATAACATCCAGATATAATCTAAAATTAAAATAAGGGGAGGGAGCGGCTAAAAAGGGATTTTCTATATTGTCGGGAAATCCAAAAGGGTCTTTGGATTAAATAACACTATATTTTTTTGTAAAAAATATCAAAAAAGACTTGACAAAAAAGGTTTGTTTTATACATTTAGTCTTGTTTATTGGGCTTAAGTTAGCCCGAGGAGGAGAATAGAACTTATATTAAGTTTGTTAAGTCATTAATACTTAGCTACTTAACCAAAAAGTAACAATAAAATTCTTTGCTTGAATTTTCAAGAAGGAGGTGATTTCCTAAGAGAAAATAATGCAGATTAGTTAGTGAATTTTTTCACATTCATTTTTTGGGAGGAAGAAGAATGAACAAGAGATTAATTTTGATGGTTACTGGCATATTACTGCTACTGAGTTTCCAGTTTTCCTTGGCAGCAGTTCCAGTGGCTAAGATAAGGTTAATAGGGTATTCGCCCAGAGACCTTACCCAAGATACCACTCTGCACAGGACCTCTACCGCGTTACCTAACGTGGGAGTAGGCAGCAAAGTCTATTTCACAGTTAATGTAGCATTCGATACCAATACCTATACCTATTCTTGGGTTCTTACCCGGCCAATCGGGTCGTCTACAGTTTTAAGTAATACTTCGATCAAGAATCCCACTATGGTTCCGGATATTGAAGGAACTTACATAGCTACCGTGGTTATAACTGGAGCAGGCGGGACCAGTAACCCGGACACAATGTATATCAGCGCGGGAACCTGGGTAGGGACCGGAGTCGAAGGGGGAATGACACCACACTGGCCCCAGTGCGGATTTTTCTGTCATAACGCCAAAGTTGCAGAATGGCAGGGGACAGGACATGCCAAACTGTTCACAGAGGGTATAGATGGGATAGCCAGTGACCACTATGGTCCTAACTGTATAAGCTGTCATACAGTCGGCTATGACACTGATCCTGCAGCCAATAATTACGGTTTCGATGATGTAGCTGCTTTATTAAGCTGGACTTTTCCTGATACGACCCAGCCAGGCAACTGGGACTCGATGGTAGTTCATTATCCGGACTTAGCCAACTTAGGCAATATCCAGTGCGAGAACTGCCATGGACCGGGAAGCAGGCACGGAGGCGAGAATAGATACAACCGAATCGGAGTCAGCCTCAGCACTGGCGTTTGTGCAGTTTGTCATGATAGAGGTACGAATCATAGAAAGCCATATCAATGGAAATACTCCAGACATGCGATTGCATACGGGGAAGATTCTGATCCTGAGCATATGAACCGCACTTCCTGCGCCAGATGTCACACGGCTCAAGGGTATCTCGCCGAGACGATTGGCGGACAAACTTCAGCAGCCCCCTATAAATTCGTAGAGGGAATCACCTGTGCAGCCTGTCATGACCCGCATAGCGCAGAGAATCCCAGCCAGGTCAGAAGAGCGGAAGTGTACGGTGTGTGCTATGACTGTCACACAGTCAGGCTCAGCAGCCGCGGGTTCCATCACTCGCACCAGTCTGAAATGCTTGAAGGGATAAGCGGGTATGAGTACCCTAACGAGTTATATCCTGATGGAGCCCATACCTATGCCACCGAAAAGTGCGTTACCTGCCATATGGCTACATCGCCTGCGGATAAGATCACCAAGGTAGGAGAACATACTTTTGCGGTCTTTTCCGATAATGGCACTCCGGATGATTCTACTGACGATATCCTGAACGATGCCGGCTGTCAAACCTGTCATGGAAGTGTAAGCTTAGTATTCGTGAGAACGGCTCAGGCGCAAATAGAGGCGGTTCTGGATTCCCTGGGAGCACTTCTGCCCAAGAACCAGGGAGTAGTTAGAAACCATCTGGATCCGCTTTTGACTATCACAGAGAAGGGTGGAGCATACAACTACTACTTTGTGCTGAACGATGGTAGTATGGGCATGCACAATCCCGCTTATGCGCAGAAGCTTTTGTGGGATTCTATTAAGAGAGTTGCAGCCCAGGCACATGCGGGAAGTATCGTGGAGATATCGGATATACCTAATGATCAGGGGAAACAGGTGAGCATTTTGTGGAATATGTTCGCCGGTGAGGATGACATAAACCATCCAGTCATAAATTATGGTATCTGGAGAAGAGACGATACTTCTGCTCCTAAGGTTCTGGCTGGAACGGTAAATTCATTCAAGGATATGCTGTCATTATATCCGAATCTAAAACCTGGAGCAAAGGTTTCGGTTGCAGGAACGGTCTGGACTTTCATAAACTCAGTACCTGTCCAGCATCATGATCGTTACGGGTATGTGGCACCGACTCTGTTTGATTCTACTGTCGTCTCCGGGATGCGCTGGTCGGTTTTCTATGTCTCCGGGCACACTTCAGATCCGGGGATTTTCTATGAATCCTTACCGGACAGCGGATATTCTCTGGATAATTTAGTTCCTGCAGTACCTACCGGTCTTGCAGCTCTGATTCAGGGACATAACGTGCAGTTGAGATGGGATCAGTCTCCTGATCCGGACGTGAACTATTTCTCCATTTACCGCAGCACCAGCTCAGGCTTCACGCCATCTCCTTCTAACCGAATCGGAAATTCTTCTGGGACTGAATTTGTTGACACTAATCTGGTGAACGGATCCTATTACTATAAACTGACTGCCATTGACTTCTCCGGGAACGCGGGTGGTCCTTCGGTTGAGCTTCCGATTAATGTAACCTCAGTACATGATCAGGATGGTTCTGTGCCTAAGGTATTTGCCCTGTCCCAGAACTATCCTAACCCGTTCAACCCAGTTACCCAGATCAGATTCTCCGTACCCAAGAGAACGAAAGTGGAGATCTCGGTCTATAATATCCTTGGCCAGAAGGTCAAGACCCTGTTGAACGAGGAGATAGAGGCTGGCAATTATACCTCTACCTGGAACGGTAAAGATGACAAAGGTT from Candidatus Zixiibacteriota bacterium includes:
- a CDS encoding energy-coupling factor transporter ATPase codes for the protein MIKLEKVTYDYSISEGKVISALQGIDLEFKEGEYVAIIGPNGSGKTTLARLLNGLLVPTSGEVLVDGLNPKIKEDLKLIRQKVGMVFQNPENQIITTSVEREIAFGLENLNLPSEEIRERVEWALSAFHLWDYKNSAPHSLSGGEKQRLAIASVLAMRPKYLILDEPTSLLDPEGRQMFNLLVKKLVVEGKVTIINITQFPEEALLAERLLVLDKGKIFMDDSPERVFEEETKLKEIGLSITKSLEISNGLKRRGLNFKRKIRGIEDLIQELLSLPGVNYYLPIIQKKTGQVEQFKPKPLVGLQVELEKVSFTYNHAGRNSKMALEKIDLKITRGEFVGLIGPTGSGKTTLAQLLDGLLFATSGLIQVEGLEIREKASYLKKIRQKVGLVFQFPEKQLFEETVYGDIAFGPKNLGLEKEKIDTRVRKSLEVIGLDFDAFAQRSPFSLSSGEQRRVAIAGILAFEPNILILDEPTAGLDFDGVCRIKKILLELNEKGVTIALISHNLELVVEVCKRIIYLKEGKILFDGSKSEFFSQTEELQEQGTEVPETVKLLQGLRKAGFKLRDDLYETEGIIEELYSIFGKKEK
- a CDS encoding T9SS type A sorting domain-containing protein, whose amino-acid sequence is MNKRLILMVTGILLLLSFQFSLAAVPVAKIRLIGYSPRDLTQDTTLHRTSTALPNVGVGSKVYFTVNVAFDTNTYTYSWVLTRPIGSSTVLSNTSIKNPTMVPDIEGTYIATVVITGAGGTSNPDTMYISAGTWVGTGVEGGMTPHWPQCGFFCHNAKVAEWQGTGHAKLFTEGIDGIASDHYGPNCISCHTVGYDTDPAANNYGFDDVAALLSWTFPDTTQPGNWDSMVVHYPDLANLGNIQCENCHGPGSRHGGENRYNRIGVSLSTGVCAVCHDRGTNHRKPYQWKYSRHAIAYGEDSDPEHMNRTSCARCHTAQGYLAETIGGQTSAAPYKFVEGITCAACHDPHSAENPSQVRRAEVYGVCYDCHTVRLSSRGFHHSHQSEMLEGISGYEYPNELYPDGAHTYATEKCVTCHMATSPADKITKVGEHTFAVFSDNGTPDDSTDDILNDAGCQTCHGSVSLVFVRTAQAQIEAVLDSLGALLPKNQGVVRNHLDPLLTITEKGGAYNYYFVLNDGSMGMHNPAYAQKLLWDSIKRVAAQAHAGSIVEISDIPNDQGKQVSILWNMFAGEDDINHPVINYGIWRRDDTSAPKVLAGTVNSFKDMLSLYPNLKPGAKVSVAGTVWTFINSVPVQHHDRYGYVAPTLFDSTVVSGMRWSVFYVSGHTSDPGIFYESLPDSGYSLDNLVPAVPTGLAALIQGHNVQLRWDQSPDPDVNYFSIYRSTSSGFTPSPSNRIGNSSGTEFVDTNLVNGSYYYKLTAIDFSGNAGGPSVELPINVTSVHDQDGSVPKVFALSQNYPNPFNPVTQIRFSVPKRTKVEISVYNILGQKVKTLLNEEIEAGNYTSTWNGKDDKGYDVSSGIYFYKLSAKEFSATKKMLLVR